TTGCATTCTATCATTTCTAATTGTTGCTGTTGTAAGAATGCCTAATTTGTTCAAATGTAAACATAAACCAAGACTGCAAAACCAATTATCAAAGCAGAGcttaaagttttgattttttgggaAGGATTCTATTAATCGTTTAACAACATATGAGCCGTTACATTTTTCAGAGCCAATTGCTGCAGCACCAGTATATAAGAAAAAGTCATATCTAATTCCTGAAATTCCACTACGAACAAAGATTTTGAAACCCCACTTCACTGGCTTTTTAGGATTGTATTGCCTTATTCCACTATAACGAGTTTTGGCTGGAATTATTTGCTCGTCAATAGAGTGCCCAGTTTCTGGTTCTATAGAAAGACAATTTTGACGAACATGATCTAGTACAGgtgcaattttataaattttgttatgtttattaaCTGGATCATTAAGTCTTGAGTTATCAGCTGCATGTAAAAattctcttatttttttatattgagaCAAAGACATATGAGATCAGCTATTTTAGGATATCGCGTCTCCGTTGACCAATACATATAATATGCTGGCAATTTGAAAATAGACATGTACATTTGTATTGCAATAAACTGCTTCAATTCAGTTTCTGTTACATTAACAGATTTAGAAGATATTTGAACACTGTAAAGATTTGTTTGTTCAGCAAGTAAGGTAAACAAAGTATCTTtccaaaacatttgaaaatatatcaatggGGTAAAAGTATCAACATTGTTAGGTGGAAGACTAAATTCACAACCAGAAAAAGTAGTGTCTCTTATAGGTGGTCTTTTATTACACCATTTATAATTATGAGTTATTGGCTTTGGTAATGTGGATGAAGAAGTTTTCTCATTTGTATTTGGCTTATCTGGAGTtgtaaattcaatattaatttcatCTTCCAAAAGAATATCTGCAGTCATACATTGCTCTTCTTCACATATACTTATCTCATCATTTATATGGGTAACCAAAAATAGATTATTATCGTCCTCTTCATCACTACTAAGTTCCAAATCTGAAAGCTCAGACTCTGAACCTGGCTCCAAAATATGTTGAATAGCTTCATTTAAGTCATAGCGTATTTTGCtttgtttattcattttattatctaaatgaaACTGTGATTTATAGAAATGTGATTTATAGACAACAACATATGTGTAATTATTTATATGGTTTGTTTACTctatataagttattattttcctaataaacttttttttctaaattgatattaaaatagttgttacaaaatatgtaaataacaCGAtagagaaattttatttaactttaaaattatttgttagtaatacattttgtaaaaattgttttattatcatattttgttttaactgtgtttttaataggttttaccataaaaattacaaagtaaGGAACAATAAAGTGTATCTAacatttgataataactatGTGTTTCTTTAACATCAGTTAGATGtttctaaaataatagtaatgtctttctaatatttaatatctGTAAAAGTTAAACCAAAACAGTTTTATGTTTTGGTCCAAAAACGAATCGCCGTAGTTCATAACAGCCAATTGGCGGAATCGAAATAACTGATGAGATA
This portion of the Hydra vulgaris chromosome 13, alternate assembly HydraT2T_AEP genome encodes:
- the LOC136089916 gene encoding piggyBac transposable element-derived protein 3-like encodes the protein MNKQSKIRYDLNEAIQHILEPGSESELSDLELSSDEEDDNNLFLVTHINDEISICEEEQCMTADILLEDEINIEFTTPDKPNTNEKTSSSTLPKPITHNYKWCNKRPPIRDTTFSGCEFSLPPNNVDTFTPLIYFQMFWKDTLFTLLAEQTNLYSVQISSKSVNVTETELKQFIAIQMYMSIFKLPAYYMYWSTETRYPKIADLISDNSRLNDPVNKHNKIYKIAPVLDHVRQNCLSIEPETGHSIDEQIIPAKTRYSGIRQYNPKKPVKWGFKIFVRSGISGIRYDFFLYTGAAAIGSEKCNGSYVVKRLIESFPKNQNFKLCFDNWFCSLGLCLHLNKLGILTTATIRNDRMQGCYLPTESEMRKKGRGSHAYKCDINSGIIIPRWYDIKCVNLCSTYCDPDSISDVKRWNRTEKNFVNINCPLVVKEYNQCMGGVDLCDMLISLYRTNIKTKRCLSYAEKPLVAVGRQSKRKLCKDVTPQKRKNSIPLPNKDIQLDCLNHWPEHREKKLNCRLCFFIET